The Thiomicrorhabdus lithotrophica DNA segment TTGCCTGTAATAATTACCAATGCGTTCCAGGTGATGAACGCAATGCTCCGCGTGTTATCGAAGAACGTAACGCCTACATTATGAACACCATCATGCAAGATGTTATCCGTATCGGTTCAGCCAGAAAAGCTAAAGAACTAAACCGCCAAGACATTGCTGGAAAAACCGGTACCACCAATGACCAAAAAGATGCTTGGTTCTCAGGGTTCAACTCTCATATGGCAACAACTGTATGGGTTGGTTTTGACAGCCCAACCACCTTAGGGCGCAGCGAAGTAGGGGGACGTGCCTCGTTACCTATTTGGATGGAATACATGGAGCTAGCTCTAAAATCTTATCCTGATGTTCCCTTTACTCAACCTAATGGTTTAGTCAATATTCCTATTGACCGAGAAACAGGGCAAGCCGTGCCAATAAATACTCCTGGAGCATTTTCAGAGATATTTAGAGAAGAAAATGCTCCAGAAATCCCGAGCGTTTCTCAAAAACAAATTGAAGCCATTACTGAAGATTTATTTGAGTAAAGTTTACCAATAAAAGGATGACTAATGGACTGGCAAACATTCTCGCAACACTTAAGTACACAACTTAACCAGTCCATAGAGATCGAAACCGCACTCGCGGTTTCTGGTGGTGACATACACCAAGCTTATCAACTCCACACCAATCAAGGCAATCTATTCCTAAAACTCAACCAGTCACACCTACTTCCTCTTTTTGAAACCGAAACCCACAACCTTAACGCCATAGACCAATCCAACAGCATACGCTGTCCCAAAGTCATAGGCTCAGGCGTATTTCAAAACAACCAGGCCTGGTTACTTATGGAACACCTTAACCTAACAAAACAAGGTGATGATTTCCAACGTGGTCGCGATTTGGCTTTTATGCATCATCAAATTCATAAAAGTCCTCAACCGTTTGGCTGGTTTGAAGATAACTATATTGGCCACACCATTCAACGTAACCAATGGCATTTTGATTGGATTGAATTTTACGGCAGCCAACGTTTACAACCTCAACTAGAGCTTGCGCAACTCCGCGGTGCAAGCCCCACTCTATTTGATTTAGGTCAACAGCTCATTGACGCTTTACCATTTTGGTTTCAAGACTACCAACCTGAAGCCTCTTTGTTACACGGTGATTTATGGGGTGGAAACAGTGCTTTTGTTAAAGAGACTTATGCTGGCTCCAATACAACTGAAGCGGTTATATATGACCCTGCGTGCTACTATGGTGATCGTGAAACGGACATTGCCATGACTGAGTTATTTGGAGGATTCAGCGCAGAGTTTTATACCGGCTATAACGATGTCTTTCCTTTAAACAAAGGTTTTGCTCAACGCAAACCTCTCTATAACTTGTACCATGTTTTAAATCATTTCAATCTATTTGGTGGACAATATGAACAACAAGCCTTGCAAATAATGCAAGCCCTTTTAAAACAATCCCAAAAGTAACCAGGCCTGGTGACTCAATTGCGATTAGCCGAAATAAAAAAACCGTTTGCGGTTAAACTTTTATGACGACTTGAAACACCGTATAATATTGCAACTCAAATTTTAAAATTATCATTCTAGGACTTTCCAATGAAATTCATTCTATTAGGTGCGCCAGGTGCCGGAAAAGGTACGCAAGCTCAGTTCTTAACCAAGCAGTTCAATATCCCACAAATTTCAACGGGCGATATGCTACGTGCTGCAATTAAAGCAGGAACAGAGTTAGGAAAACAAGCTAAAGCTGCGATTGATGCTGGTCAACTTGTAACAGATGAAATCATTATAGGCATGGTCAAAGAGCGTATCGCTCAAGAAGATTGTGCCAATGGATTCTTATTAGATGGTTTTCCACGCACTGTTCCACAAGCTGATGCTGTTGCAGAAGCTGGTGTAGAAATTGATGCGGTAATTGAAATTGATGTACCAGATGAAGAAATTGTAAAACGAATGTCAGGTCGTCGTTGTCACATGCCTTCTGGTCGTACTTACCATACGGTTTACAACCCACCTAAAGAAGAAGATAAAGATGACGAAACCGGTGAAGATTTAATTCAGCGTGAAGATGATAAACCAGAAGTTGTTAAAGACCGTTTAGATGTTTACCATGAGCAAACAGCGCCATTAATTAGCTACTACACAGATGTTGCCGCTAAAAACCCAGCTTTAAAATACATTAAAGTGGATGGTACTCAGCCAATTGATGCTGTAGAAAGCGCCATTATTGAAAGCTTAAAGTAAAACAGTAAAATACTGTTTTACCTTAACGATAAAAGCCTGCTAATCAAAACTGGTTAGCAGGTTTTTTATTATCTAAAATTCTTAACTCGTTTAAAGAAACCTCTGCTTTTATCAACTTTCATCATTTTTTGCGACATTAAGCCAAAAGAATACTGCAACTAACCACAAAACCAACTGCATCATTGCCATCTCAAAAATTGATTCGTGCACAAAGGGTACCAAAATTATAGCCACTAATGCCGCCATTCCCATTTGCAACAAACTCTGTAGTGATGACGCCATGCCTCTTTTATGCGGTAAACAATCTAATGCCAATATAGATAACACCGGCAAACTTAAAGAGAGTGCAAAGGCATATAGGCTAATAAAAGGTATAACGGTAAAAACACCTGGCTCTAAATAGAGTGCGCTTAACAATCCGCCAAACGCAGCGAGTCCTGCTAAACCGTAAGAGAAGTTAGCGATATGGTTTGGAGCATAATGATCCGTTATACGATGCGATACCATAGAACCTAAAATCATACCGCCTACCATCGGAACAAACTGTATCCAAAAATCTTCCGGGCCTAACTTTAAGTGATCAAACATTAAGCTTGCCGAGCCGGCAATATAAATAAAAAAACCACCAAACATAATCGATTGCGCTAACACCAGCTTCATAAACCTAGGATGTCTAAGCGCACTCCAATAAGAGGCTAATAACGGTTTTGGATGTATCGATTGAACATGCTGTGGATCCTGGGTTTCAACAATAAAGAACATTAAGATAAATAGACTAACCAACGCATAAAGAGTTAAAAACCAGAAAATACTTTCCCAGCCAAAAAGCGTTTGCAAATACCCACCAATCACTGGCGCGATTGCCGGAGCAATCGCAAATAACATCATGATGATTGCCATGGTTTTTTGGGCTTCTTTAGCGGGGAAATAATCTCTTACCATGGCTCTTGCACCAATAATAACTCCACCAGCCAACATACCTTGAAAGATTCTAAAAATCATAAAACCATCAAAACTGGGTGCCAACGCAATACCCATTGAAGCCAGACCAAAACCAAATAACGACACTATCGCAATGTACTTTCGTCCAAAGCGATCGGCTAATGGCCCCCAAACAATCGTGGTTAATGCAAAGGCCGCCAAATAAGCCCCCATAGAAGACGTCAAAAGTTCGCGACTAACACCATAATGCGTTTCTATCGCTGGAAAAGAGGGAAGATAGGTATCAATTGAAAATGGTGCAATCATACTTGCCAAAGCAGCGAAAATAATTAACCAGATTTTAGCCATTTTTTTATTCAAATGTTTATCCTTTGGAGCACCTTGCTCACTATTAATATAAGGCATAAAAACAACTAAAAAATCCTTAATAGAAAAGCCGTATTTCTATTTAACCAATCAACAAGAAAGAATACCGCTCCTTTCTCCTTTCCGCAGGACACCCTGTGTTTAAACAAGCCGCTGATAGACTTCCCGTTACTTTAATTCTATTCATCTCCCTAGTGGACTGTAGCCTGTATTTTATCTAGAGAATATATAGATATTAGTAGGTTATTGGCTGCTTATGATTGTACCAAAAGGGGTTATCTCTGCCTTGAACCATCATCACCAACACTGTCATGTTTTTCAAGAGTAATGTCTTAAACAAAACCCTAGAGTTTTTCTACGTACTGCATACAGGGGTAACAACCAATTTATGGGTTCTGCGCACAACTTAGGTCATAACCATAATTTCATAGACAAGAAAAAAGACGAAAGCTGCAGGAAGCGTAAAGATGATTCAAAAATGGAATGAAAGAATACACACTTAACATCACTTTAACTGCTTATCCACGTGGTTATCAGGTTGGTAAACACTCCCCTGAACAGCAACGTCAATTTTTGATTCTTGGAATCATCACTATTGTACTTTTAGATGTTTTAACTTACCTTAACCCAAATTCAAGCTTTGTTTCTGTTTATTCTAACAATGATTGGTAGCCTAACCTACACTTCATGGGCCACTTATGGTCATCATACAGAGTTAGAGAGCGACGATTAGTTTGCCAGCTCGTATAACATTACCGTCAAGTGGTTTAACACTCTAACAGGTAATTTAGGCTTTCATACTGCGCACCACTACAAACAAGGGGGGGTACATCGGTCAAAACTGCCAGCGTTACACGAAAAGATTAAAGACAAAATTCCAAAGGAATGCTTTAAACCATCCTTTTTTGAAGGAATTGGACGTTATCTCCCGATTGGGAAATAAAAAATATAAGTTACCAGGCCTGGTAACTATGAAAAAGAGATGTTCCGTATCAGAACAACACGTTAGTTATTCATTAGAAAATAACCGGTAACGACTGCAATTTGAGATTCATCTAAGTTCGTGTTTGTCGCATCTCCAAATGCTCTTCGATTATCAATCGTCCAGTCTTCCGATGCGGTAGTAGTGCTTGCCGCTTTAGTGCTCTCTCGAAAGGACCCAAATCGAGCATCTGTTTTACCATCTACCTGAGAATCCAAAAACCGAGCCAAGTCTGGTGTTAAATTTTTAATCACCATTACATTACGGGTTCTGGCAACATAAGTTCCTGTCGCACTCGGGATTGACCAAGCCACATTCTGAAAACAAACTGTGGTTTCTTGTGGGTTACCATTGCTGTCTAAATAGACAAAAGCATGTTCAGAACCTTCTGAACGCCCGGCAGGCATACTAATACCTGCGGCATCCATAAAGCCATGTAATCCTGTTGTACAAATTTCACCCGGCGTAGCATTTGCACCGTCCACTTTTAAAGTAGGTGCGCTAGAAGAATCTCCAATTACAATGCCTGTTTTATTAAAATAATTCTGATACGCCTGACTCCAGGATTGAACAAAATTTGAACTGATTTGTTGATATACCGCATTGCGCTGTAAATCTTTACCAATGGAAACAGCACCAATAATCAGGCCGATAACCACTAATACCACTGACATCTCAACTAAAGTAAAGCCAGCATTTTTTTCTCTACTGTTAGTATTCTTTATTTGATAAGGGTTCATAAATTTCTCTCATTTATTTGCTTAGATGCAATTCATTCTTATAGTGAATTCGGCATTAACGTTGATAGATACCAGCATCATCAGCCAGTAAGACATTACTGTAAATTGATGCATTCAAGGTATTAATTTCTATTAACTTGGCATTTACATCTACTACCAATTGATCAGCACCAATTTTATTGGCTGCAGCCATACCGGTTACAACCGAAGCTGTTACCACACTTGCGGCGGCAGCGACTACCGCTGCCACTGACAGTGGTGCTGTAGCCGCAGCGGCACCAGCCGTATTGATTGATTCTGACGTTGCAATCGGAATCGTTGCCGCAGCAGAGGCTGTACCACTTGCACCACTTAAAATAGCAGCTGCAGCCGCTGCAATATCTGCGCCAGCGACATCTGCGGCCAACTCAGCCTGTACTTTATAATCCGCTAAAGCTTGGTTCATAATGGCGGATGCACTTGCGGTATTGGGGTGTGCATGCCCAACAGATGAAATAACTGAACTACAATCTAAGTCACTCCATAGCTGATTGAATGACTTCACGTAAACATAATCGTCATTTGAATGGCCTGTAATATTGCTAGGTTGATCAAATCCCAAATCCGTTGCTGTGCTGGTATTACTTCCATCAAACACGCCATTAACATTATCAGCATCACTCAAACCAGAATCATGAATTAGGTAGGCAACATGTTCTAGTAATGCTCCTGATCCAGTATGTAAATAGGTTGTATCATTACTGGTACTGGAACCGTTTGATAGAGCATGGCAAAGATCTAAACCATTTGGAGCTCCCGGATTCAGAACGGAAGACTGAGCAACGGGAGTAATGCCCACAGAGTTATTATCTGTTGCAATATAGGCTTCATAACGATCTTTTAAAACCGTTAACTCCATATCAGCCGCACCGGTTAGCGCTTTATCAAAAACCGCGTAACGTAATGCCAGGCCTGCTTGATTACGGATAGGTGATGACATTCCCAGTGTTCTAAACGGAAAGTCACCTTTTTGTAAGGCACAGTTCTCAACCCCATTTATATCGGCTGAGGGGCAAGGTAAACGTCCCTGTGCAAAAACAAACCCCAAAATAGCCTGCTCTAAACGCTCTGTTTGAATCTCTGACTGTTTTTTTGCCGAACTCTCGGTTATTTTTGGATATAAATCAGCTAACACGGTTACCACTAATCCAATAATCATTACGGCAATAGACATTTCAATGAGTGTATAACCTAAATTCTTTATCGCCTTAACGTGTCGAAAACCCTTTTTAGAAATATTTGTTTGGTGACTATCCATTACTGAAACCACCCTTTGCTATCCAATGCTTTTGCATTAGTTAACTTTGCTGCATAGAGTGCATCAATGGTTAACTTCTGAGCATCTGCTTCCGTTTTTTGAGCTGATGCAACATCTCGAGCCGCCTTTGCATCATTTAAACCATTAACAGCATCTACTAAACCTTTAGCGGTTAGGACACCTGCGGCAACAGCAGGAATGGCAATAGCAGCGACCGCCACACCAAAGCTCTCTGCACCAGCTGCAATAGCAATTACCGTTTGCGCAGCATAAATCGCAGCATCTGCTATCGCCAAGGCTTCAACAAACTCCGCCTGATCTACATTTCCTTCATGTACATCCAAAGCCAAAGCTCTAAAACCCACGTTGTAGTCCATGACTCTTGTAACATCGTACATAGCGTAACTGGTTCGTGCGGCGCCATTCAATCTTGCAAGTAATGTGGAGCAGTTTAGCTCACCTGCTAATTCTGCAAACCCAACACTTTTCACTGTGTCATCATAACTGCTGTCTATTGTCTTGTTAGGCAGCTCAAACCCTACTGAATTGAATTGGTTTATCCCATCAAAGAAGCTACCAGAATTGTTTGCATTTGAACCTCCTGGACTCGCTAGAACATAAGCTTGATTATAGGGATTAGCACTACTTCCAACATAAGAAAATCCGTTTGAATCTGTAGCTGTGATAGCATTTTTAAGCGCCCAACAAAAATCTAATCCATTAGATACATTACTAACTTCAGAATCAGGTAAAAACGGTGCAAACCTGGCTTTTAAACTCGCTAAATCGGCATCTAACGCAGCCGTTGCATTTTCATTGCGATAAACGCTATAAGCGACTAATTGACCAAATCCATTTTTTACTGGTGAAGACAGTTTTAATGTTTTATAAGGGATTGCACCCGAATGAACTAAAGGAAGCCCACAGTTTTCAAAACCATCGGCATTGGAGTCTGGACATGGAAATCGATTATTAGCGACTAAAAAGCCCTTAATAGCACCTTCGGCATTAAGTAAAGTAATTTCATCATTTTCTGCAACAAACATTTTTTGAATCGTTGGCGTGATGGACGGTACAGCTAAAAATAGGACGCCAAGTATTGCAAGTACAATTGAAAGCTCTACAAGGCTGAATCCCTTTATTGTTTTAGCCCAAGCGTTATTTTGAAGTTTCATCGTAAAACCCCCTGCTTATCTGCTTCTTTTAGGATGTTTTCACCACCTTGAATAAGGCTAATTCCAGAACTTGCAGTTCCAGGAGGCGGGCTATCTAAACACGTTAAGCCACTTTCATCCCAATACTTACCAGCCTGTTTACAAACCATCGCATCTAGACTATTTTTTAAATCCGCTAAAGATGCCTCTCTAGATAAAGCCTCAATTTCTGCACTATCAGCAATCGATTGTCTTTCTAATACCGCATCTAAATATGAATTTATCAGTGTATCCGAATAATATTGGTTTCCAGTGGGAAACACGAAGTACTGTTCGAACCCATAGGTATGATAGACAGCAATTTCCCCCATAGCATAAGAGACATCTGACGGCAAACCACACGATTCGCTAATACATGTAACAGTGGTCGCAACACTAGTAACATTTCCCGCAGAATCTTTTACTTCAGGGACATAAACAGGGTGGTTTTCAGCCGCTTGATATGCCGTCGTATAGGCATTTTCTGATGTGATTTTCGATGCTAAATAAGCCGTATAAGCATTATCAGAAGCCAGTTTAGCAACAGCATAATCAATACACGCTTGTGCTGAAGCATCAACTGATCCTCCTCCCGGACAAGGGGGTAAATCTCCTCCAGGAGGAATTGCATCGATATCTGCTTGAGTTAATGGAGGATCAAAAACACAGCTCGTATTATCACAATCTTCTTGATAACCAGCCGTAATCTGTAACTTATCTCTATAGTCTTTAAGTTTGAGATTCTCATCATCAATAGCCGATTTATAAGAATTTGTAGCATTTTGAAGCGCAGATTTTGCCGCATTATATGCTGGTGCAGTTGGATAAGTGTTTGGTAAATCCCCAGTCCCATTGTCACTTAATGTATTTGCATAGTTGTATAAATCTGTAAATTTTTGGTTTGCTGTTGCCTTAACTGTATTGGCTTCTGTTTGTTTTTGGTTGGCATAATTTCGAGCAGCAGTAGCCTCTGCTAAAGCTGTATTATATTGGGTCGTTAATTCAGCAATTAATGAAGTGTAATCTGGCTCAGCAAGTGTATCAGCCACATCAGCAGGAATAGCCGCATTCGCTCTAATGGCGATATCAGCATACAAGCCAGTAGCAACGGCCTGAGAAACCCCCGCAGCGACACCTGCACCAACTGCCACACCACTTAGTGCAATACCAATAGCACCTGCCACTACACTTGCCGTGTACACAGGTATAAATGCACAACCCACTAACACAGCGCAGGAAGCAATCGCTCCAGAAAGAAGACCTGATGCCACACTAGTTGTTTGAATCGCATTCGCCAAGTCAACTGCCGCCAAAACAACACTGTAGGCAATGACTGCGACATTTACGCCAGCCATAATTGCCCCTTCAAGTGCGGCATCGGCCATATCTTCGGCTTGATCTTTGACCTCTTTCTCCATTAATACAGAGTTCGCTACCATATTGAGTGACTGCATTACCACGTCACACTGCATATTTTGCTTCAATTCTGAAAAGGAGCGACTGATAACGTAGTCGTCATATAAACTAGTTAAAAAAGTTCCTGAACTATTAAACGCGGTGCTAGAACTAGCATTAAGCCCATCATCTAAAGCTCCGTCATTATTTCCATCAAAACGCCCGCCCATCGAAAGCGCGTAGGCAACGTTCTTTTGTGCGCCAGACGAGGTCTGTACATAGAGTTTAGAAGTATCTAGTGCGGTAGATTCTGCAACAATTAATGACTGACAGAAATCTAACCCGTTTTGATTCGTAGCATCAGTAAAGTTAAATGAATAACCTCCAGCCATAGTGGGTTGATAACGGTTTTTAAGTTGTGCTAAATCTGCATCATTACTCAATAATGAAACCGCATTCGCATCGGAGGTTGCGACACGGTCAATACCACCATTTTTCACAGCCGTTGTATTTGAATTACGGTATACACCGTATTTAATCGGAGAATCTCCTGCAACAAATCCTCTACTAGCCATTCCTAAGGTCACATAAGGCAACCCACCTTTAGCAGCCTCTGCGGCACAATCCTCAACGCCATCACCCGTTGTATCCGTGCAGGGTAAACGTCCATTAATTGCGATAAAGTCTTGCAGTAATTTATCCGCTTTTTGTAATGCTTGTTCATTACTTTTGGTTGGTGTTTGAGGAGCAAGCGGCTTTATCATGAAGCTAGCCAAACCACCAATAATTGTTAACAGAATAGCAATTTGCAACAATCCAAATCCGGTCTGTTTTTTAATGATGGCTGAAATATTCATATTTAACCTCTGTACCTACAGTTAGCCGTTTACCTGGCTAACTAATTGGTAAATAGGAAGGAATAAAGCGATTATTAACAACAGGAATAGTCCACCAGCAACCAGCATGACAACAGGCTTAATAATTTCACTAATTGAGGCCACGATGTGATCAAAACGTTGGCGATATTCTTCAGCTAAGTAACCTAACTGCTCATCAATACGGCCAGTCTCTTCACCGACACTAATCATTCTGACAACAAATCTTGGATAGATTTTTAACTGGCGCATCTCGGAACTCAGGGTATTTCCACGAATAACGCCTTCGCGCATAGTTTTTATACTTTTACGATAGACTTCATTGTTAGTTGACCGCTCTAAAATTTCTAAGCTATCCACCATGCTCAAACCAGATGAAATCAATAGACTTAAATATTCCGTGATAAAAGCCATTGCAGAAGAGTTCACCAACACTTTACTGACGGGTAACATCATTAACAATCGATGAAACTGATAACGTACTCGGTAATTATTCTTTATTGCGTAGTAAATAATGAAGAATAAAAGGACTAAAACAACAAAACTTAGAAATAAGTTTTGACCAATATTATCGGAAATAGATAGAACGACCTGAGTTATAAATGGCAGTTCTACTCTCATCTGCCTAAACAAATCACTAATACTGGGAATAACATAGCTAATCCAAAAAACTGCGGCAGCTAAAATGGTAAAAAACACAAACGTTGGATAGATCATTGCACGCTTGCTATCACGTAAAATTTTATCTACTCGTTTTAAGTGTTCGGCAGCATCCATCAAAGTCCGATCCAAATTACCTGAACTTTCACCTATTCTAATCAAGTGAACTACCGTTTGCGGCACGATATCTGAATGGCGATCAACACTCTCACTAAAAGACGCCCCCGATTTTAAGCTCTCTAAAATGTCTTTAGAAACCCTTTGTACAGGGACTGAAGAATCATCTGAAGCCATATCCTCAATCGCTGTAAACATCGGTATACCACTGCGCAGCATAACAGCGATATTTCGGAAAAAATCAGCCACTTCCTCTCTTTTAAGCTGAGGTCTAAACAACTGGATAATGAAATCATACGGCCAATTCAACCAAGAAGGCAGCATGACTAACTTAACAATGACAGCATCTCCCCAACGTTGCTCTAAATAAAACCTAGCTGATGTTTCATTTACAAATGCTAGCTTTTCTATACCCGTTGCTAACTGACCTGTATCTAACAATCGTTGGAAGTAAAAATATCTCATTTCAATACTCGCTCTAAACTATTACCGAGCAAACGAATGACTTCATCTAAGGTCGTATTTCCTAACAGCACTTGTTGAATTGCCATAACTTCAATACTTCTAAAGTTAGATGCTTTCAACTTACGTAGCAATTCAGTTCGGCTAGAGTTAGAAGCAATCATCTCTTGTAGCTCTGCATCGACATAAAGAATCTCATAAAGTGGAATTCGTCCAAAGTACCCTGTGCCTTTACAATGAGCACAACCTTCACCTCTAAACAACGAAATAGTGCCCGACTCTTTTGGAAAATAGGTCATCTCTTCATCTGTAGGTTGATACTCTGTTTTACAATGCGAACATACTTGACGGGCTAGACGCTGATTCACAACGCCAACTAAAGAGTCAGCAATCATCTGTACAGGTACATCTAGCGCTTGCAGACGTGAAATAACACCTAAAACGCTATTAACGTGAAGTGTTGATAAAACCAAGTGTCCAGTTTCAGCAGCGGTAACCGCTGCGTGCGCTGTTTCAGGGTCTCGAATTTCTCCTACCAACATGACATCGGGATCGTGTCTTAAAAACTGTCGAATGGCACTTGAAAAGTCATAACCCGCTTTACGATTCACCTGTGTTTGACAAATAGTTGGCAGCTTATATTCAATAGGATCTTCTACGGTAAGAATGTTTTTACCCACCATACCTTTTGAGCGCAACCCTGCGTGAAGAGTCGTACTTTTACCTGACCCTGTAGGCCCAGTCATTAACAAAATTCCATGAGGGTGTACAAACATATTGTTTAAAGTAGCAAGGTCTTCTTCAAAGAACCCAAGCTCATTCAATCCTTTTACATGCATACCACTAGGCAGTAGCCTCATCACCACATTTTCACCATATTCGGATATTAAGGTAGAGACACGAACATCAAAGGCCATTGAAAGTATATTGGTAGAGAAGCTACCATCTTGAGGACGAAGTTGATCTGAGATATCCATACCGGCATAACGTTTAATTGCAGCTATTAATCGTTTTAGAGAAACTGGAATTGCAAAAACAGGCTGTAAAACACCATCTACACGAAACGAAATATGAATACTTTTGGGTTCTGGTTGGATATGAATATCCGTTGCGCGCTCTAAAACCGCTAAATGTAAAAGATAATGAATTAGGCTTTCTGGTGACAGAACTTGGTCCGTATCTTTATCAATA contains these protein-coding regions:
- a CDS encoding fructosamine kinase family protein — protein: MDWQTFSQHLSTQLNQSIEIETALAVSGGDIHQAYQLHTNQGNLFLKLNQSHLLPLFETETHNLNAIDQSNSIRCPKVIGSGVFQNNQAWLLMEHLNLTKQGDDFQRGRDLAFMHHQIHKSPQPFGWFEDNYIGHTIQRNQWHFDWIEFYGSQRLQPQLELAQLRGASPTLFDLGQQLIDALPFWFQDYQPEASLLHGDLWGGNSAFVKETYAGSNTTEAVIYDPACYYGDRETDIAMTELFGGFSAEFYTGYNDVFPLNKGFAQRKPLYNLYHVLNHFNLFGGQYEQQALQIMQALLKQSQK
- a CDS encoding prepilin-type N-terminal cleavage/methylation domain-containing protein, which gives rise to MDSHQTNISKKGFRHVKAIKNLGYTLIEMSIAVMIIGLVVTVLADLYPKITESSAKKQSEIQTERLEQAILGFVFAQGRLPCPSADINGVENCALQKGDFPFRTLGMSSPIRNQAGLALRYAVFDKALTGAADMELTVLKDRYEAYIATDNNSVGITPVAQSSVLNPGAPNGLDLCHALSNGSSTSNDTTYLHTGSGALLEHVAYLIHDSGLSDADNVNGVFDGSNTSTATDLGFDQPSNITGHSNDDYVYVKSFNQLWSDLDCSSVISSVGHAHPNTASASAIMNQALADYKVQAELAADVAGADIAAAAAAILSGASGTASAAATIPIATSESINTAGAAAATAPLSVAAVVAAAASVVTASVVTGMAAANKIGADQLVVDVNAKLIEINTLNASIYSNVLLADDAGIYQR
- a CDS encoding type II secretion system protein gives rise to the protein MNPYQIKNTNSREKNAGFTLVEMSVVLVVIGLIIGAVSIGKDLQRNAVYQQISSNFVQSWSQAYQNYFNKTGIVIGDSSSAPTLKVDGANATPGEICTTGLHGFMDAAGISMPAGRSEGSEHAFVYLDSNGNPQETTVCFQNVAWSIPSATGTYVARTRNVMVIKNLTPDLARFLDSQVDGKTDARFGSFRESTKAASTTTASEDWTIDNRRAFGDATNTNLDESQIAVVTGYFLMNN
- the adk gene encoding adenylate kinase, encoding MKFILLGAPGAGKGTQAQFLTKQFNIPQISTGDMLRAAIKAGTELGKQAKAAIDAGQLVTDEIIIGMVKERIAQEDCANGFLLDGFPRTVPQADAVAEAGVEIDAVIEIDVPDEEIVKRMSGRRCHMPSGRTYHTVYNPPKEEDKDDETGEDLIQREDDKPEVVKDRLDVYHEQTAPLISYYTDVAAKNPALKYIKVDGTQPIDAVESAIIESLK
- a CDS encoding type II secretion system F family protein; its protein translation is MRYFYFQRLLDTGQLATGIEKLAFVNETSARFYLEQRWGDAVIVKLVMLPSWLNWPYDFIIQLFRPQLKREEVADFFRNIAVMLRSGIPMFTAIEDMASDDSSVPVQRVSKDILESLKSGASFSESVDRHSDIVPQTVVHLIRIGESSGNLDRTLMDAAEHLKRVDKILRDSKRAMIYPTFVFFTILAAAVFWISYVIPSISDLFRQMRVELPFITQVVLSISDNIGQNLFLSFVVLVLLFFIIYYAIKNNYRVRYQFHRLLMMLPVSKVLVNSSAMAFITEYLSLLISSGLSMVDSLEILERSTNNEVYRKSIKTMREGVIRGNTLSSEMRQLKIYPRFVVRMISVGEETGRIDEQLGYLAEEYRQRFDHIVASISEIIKPVVMLVAGGLFLLLIIALFLPIYQLVSQVNG
- a CDS encoding type II secretion system protein, which produces MKLQNNAWAKTIKGFSLVELSIVLAILGVLFLAVPSITPTIQKMFVAENDEITLLNAEGAIKGFLVANNRFPCPDSNADGFENCGLPLVHSGAIPYKTLKLSSPVKNGFGQLVAYSVYRNENATAALDADLASLKARFAPFLPDSEVSNVSNGLDFCWALKNAITATDSNGFSYVGSSANPYNQAYVLASPGGSNANNSGSFFDGINQFNSVGFELPNKTIDSSYDDTVKSVGFAELAGELNCSTLLARLNGAARTSYAMYDVTRVMDYNVGFRALALDVHEGNVDQAEFVEALAIADAAIYAAQTVIAIAAGAESFGVAVAAIAIPAVAAGVLTAKGLVDAVNGLNDAKAARDVASAQKTEADAQKLTIDALYAAKLTNAKALDSKGWFQ
- a CDS encoding multidrug effflux MFS transporter, with product MNKKMAKIWLIIFAALASMIAPFSIDTYLPSFPAIETHYGVSRELLTSSMGAYLAAFALTTIVWGPLADRFGRKYIAIVSLFGFGLASMGIALAPSFDGFMIFRIFQGMLAGGVIIGARAMVRDYFPAKEAQKTMAIIMMLFAIAPAIAPVIGGYLQTLFGWESIFWFLTLYALVSLFILMFFIVETQDPQHVQSIHPKPLLASYWSALRHPRFMKLVLAQSIMFGGFFIYIAGSASLMFDHLKLGPEDFWIQFVPMVGGMILGSMVSHRITDHYAPNHIANFSYGLAGLAAFGGLLSALYLEPGVFTVIPFISLYAFALSLSLPVLSILALDCLPHKRGMASSLQSLLQMGMAALVAIILVPFVHESIFEMAMMQLVLWLVAVFFWLNVAKNDES
- a CDS encoding fatty acid desaturase, which translates into the protein MTVKWFNTLTGNLGFHTAHHYKQGGVHRSKLPALHEKIKDKIPKECFKPSFFEGIGRYLPIGK
- a CDS encoding GspE/PulE family protein, translated to MSEDMNTQVVRLGESLLNAELMNQNQMEFALQKQSVTGERLGELLVRLGIVSEYDLAKHLATQTEIEFIDVDVVPKPQADILRLFNQEYCLNRGFLPLYREGNELIVVIGNAKIQDVKQAISQRAGMNCVVKQGEFSKVLQAIRHNYFFIDNPVDKLFLKEVSRIDKDTDQVLSPESLIHYLLHLAVLERATDIHIQPEPKSIHISFRVDGVLQPVFAIPVSLKRLIAAIKRYAGMDISDQLRPQDGSFSTNILSMAFDVRVSTLISEYGENVVMRLLPSGMHVKGLNELGFFEEDLATLNNMFVHPHGILLMTGPTGSGKSTTLHAGLRSKGMVGKNILTVEDPIEYKLPTICQTQVNRKAGYDFSSAIRQFLRHDPDVMLVGEIRDPETAHAAVTAAETGHLVLSTLHVNSVLGVISRLQALDVPVQMIADSLVGVVNQRLARQVCSHCKTEYQPTDEEMTYFPKESGTISLFRGEGCAHCKGTGYFGRIPLYEILYVDAELQEMIASNSSRTELLRKLKASNFRSIEVMAIQQVLLGNTTLDEVIRLLGNSLERVLK